Part of the Deltaproteobacteria bacterium genome, TTCACTTCCGCAGTTGAAACACGACGGTAGTAGGAGGTCTTCAACTTTTCCACAAGGGGAAAGATTGTCTGCAACTTTTCGCCGGTGAGTGCCGAAACAAAAAGGATCGGTGCATATTCCATGAACTTCAGTTGCTGCCGGATTGTGTCGGCAAAGGTCCGCTGGTTTGTGTGATGTTTTGCCTGATCCCACTTGTTGACGAGCAGAATGGATGCGACACCGGCATTGTGTGCCAGGCCTGCGATCTTGGCCTCCTGTTCCGTGATTCCCTCCACGGCGTCGATGAGGATCAGGCAAAGATCGGAATCCTGGATGCTTTTCATGACCATGAATACACTATAGAGCTCAATCCCATGGGTAACTTTCGACCTTCTCCGAATCCCCGCCGTATCGACCAGGAGGTAGGGGTGTCCATTGAACTGGAAGGGCGTATCGATAGTATCCCGTGTCGTCCCCGGAATATCGCTGGCGATGAGGCGGTCTTTCCCGATCAAGGCATTGATCAGCGTGGACTTTCCCGTATTGGGCCTTCCGATAACGCTGATCCTGAAAATTCCTTCTTCGAGGGCAGGGGGTTCTTCCGGAAGGGATTGGATCACCTCCGCCATCAGTTCATAGATCCCCAGATCGTGTTCCGCAGAGATCGTGTAGATTTGTTCCATTCCGAACTCGTAGAAGAGCAGGGCGTTATTTTCCAGGCGCTCTCCCTCCACCTTGTTGATGACCGGATAGACCGGTTTGCGTTGTTTTCGCAGGAAATCATGGATGTCTCGATCGATGGCCGTGGGACCCTCCCTCCCGTCCATAACGAAAAGGATACAATCCGCCTCTTCAATGGCCATCTGTACCTGTATCATCATCTGGTGCATGAGCGGTTCCGCCGTTCCCGGCTCAAACCCTCCCGTGTCGACCAGGAGAAAGGAGCGGTCATCAAACTCAGCGACGGCCATGTTGCGGTCCCGGGTGACGCCGGGCATGTTGTCGACGAGGGCTTTCCGTCTTCCGATCAACCGGTTAAAAAGGGTCGACTTCCCGACGTTCGGTCTTCCTACAATGGCGATGACGGCAGTAGACATCTTGGTTCTCTCCACGAAAAGTTCAGAATTCGTGAACCATAACACAAACCGTTCCATTTCGCATTATGAAGGTACACATTTTTGATGAAGTCGTAAAAAGTCATTTTCCGGATTCCGTTCATGGTTCGACAAGCTTCCGAGCATGGTGAGCTTGCCGAACCACACGAACGGAATATCAATGACTTACACCGTTCGCCCTGAGCACGCCTGTCCTGAGCTGGTCGAAGGGTCGAAGGGTCGAACGGATTTTACGAGACCATCATTTTTGCGTGCATACGTAAGAAATATTCAATATCAAGAGGTTATGGCCGTTGTTCACGAAAGGCGGAATCCTTTTCCCTTGACAGTAAACCGGTGGTATTGGTAGTTTATGGCCTGTTCCCGACTTCGGGATGGAGACCGTTTGCAAAGGATGATCCTTCCCCGAAAGACAGGTATGGCTTTGCCGGTCTTTCCGATGAAAGATTGACTTGCCGGGTCCTCCAAGTGTAGAATAAATAAAAGTTAATCCGATTATTGCAGAGTCTGATTATGGCACTTAATCCGAGGACGGAGGAAGTTCTTTTTACATTGGTACGGCACT contains:
- a CDS encoding ribosome biogenesis GTPase Der — protein: MSTAVIAIVGRPNVGKSTLFNRLIGRRKALVDNMPGVTRDRNMAVAEFDDRSFLLVDTGGFEPGTAEPLMHQMMIQVQMAIEEADCILFVMDGREGPTAIDRDIHDFLRKQRKPVYPVINKVEGERLENNALLFYEFGMEQIYTISAEHDLGIYELMAEVIQSLPEEPPALEEGIFRISVIGRPNTGKSTLINALIGKDRLIASDIPGTTRDTIDTPFQFNGHPYLLVDTAGIRRRSKVTHGIELYSVFMVMKSIQDSDLCLILIDAVEGITEQEAKIAGLAHNAGVASILLVNKWDQAKHHTNQRTFADTIRQQLKFMEYAPILFVSALTGEKLQTIFPLVEKLKTSYYRRVSTAEVNKTLQDAVKRHEPSLHKHRRIKFFYGTQTEVAPPTFVLFANMPASVHFSYRRFLTNHFRKSLGFTDVPIRIYLKKRK